A single window of Anaerocolumna chitinilytica DNA harbors:
- a CDS encoding ATP-dependent helicase, which translates to MSIYDTLNTEQRKAVEHDKGPLLILAGAGSGKTRVLTHRIAYLMENKGVNPWNILALTFTNKAAGEMRERVDKIVGYGSENIWVSTFHSTCVKILRRWIDALGYDKGFTIYDSDDQKTLMREVCKYLQIDTKNMKERSLLSVISSAKDELVTPEEYELRAVGDFTKQKYASVYKEYQKRLKANNALDFDDLIFKTIELFQTSKEALTYYQRRFQYIMVDEYQDTNTAQFKLIKLMADGMNDNGVREHNLCVVGDDDQSIYKFRGANIYNILNFEKEYSDAKVIKLEQNYRSTKRILEAANEVIANNVGRKDKALWTDNGEGDSVRFTQFDRDIQEAEYIVNEIYQTVQSEEATYQDFAILYRTNAQSRIFEEKLVVKNIPYKIIGSINFYARKEVKDLLSYLKTIDNGLDSLAVKRIINIPKRGIGLATIDKVDDYAARNNISFYEALRQADYIPGLQRAASKISPFVSLIEILKSKIAQPDYSISNLLDEIIEATGYIEDLKEQELENEDDRIEIIGELKSKIVAFEEAALEPPTLSDFLEEVALVSDLDNLAEDNNVVVLMTLHSAKGLEFPYVYLCGMEEGIFPSYMSIHADDPETEIEEERRLCYVGITRAMKRLSLSACNQRMLRGETQFNRPSRFIREIPRYLLTMEQNPFNSNPFRSNSHASLVPEFNNRLQPAGVTRPGNGYQPSGVNYKEKFSNSSGQAGTLNNRDIYAGSIFDKNKSTAPQPREFGGSNLGKIDYGIGDTVSHIKFGVGLVTNINNAGKDYEVTVDFSAAGTKKMLASFAKLQKLS; encoded by the coding sequence ATGAGCATTTACGATACCTTAAACACAGAACAGAGAAAGGCTGTGGAACATGATAAAGGGCCGCTTCTTATACTGGCAGGAGCCGGCTCCGGCAAAACCCGTGTATTAACCCACCGGATTGCCTATCTGATGGAGAACAAAGGAGTAAATCCCTGGAATATACTTGCCTTGACCTTTACCAATAAGGCTGCCGGAGAAATGAGAGAACGTGTGGATAAAATCGTGGGATATGGCTCCGAGAATATCTGGGTCAGTACCTTCCATTCCACATGTGTTAAGATACTAAGAAGATGGATTGATGCATTGGGTTACGATAAAGGTTTTACCATCTATGACAGCGACGATCAGAAAACATTGATGAGAGAGGTCTGCAAATATCTACAAATTGATACGAAGAATATGAAGGAACGAAGCCTTCTCTCAGTTATCTCCTCTGCCAAGGACGAGTTAGTAACTCCCGAAGAATACGAACTGCGTGCGGTTGGTGACTTTACAAAACAGAAATATGCTTCTGTCTATAAAGAGTATCAAAAACGTCTTAAAGCGAACAACGCCCTGGATTTTGATGATCTGATCTTTAAGACGATAGAGTTGTTTCAGACCAGCAAGGAAGCCCTGACTTACTATCAGAGACGCTTCCAGTACATTATGGTGGACGAGTACCAGGACACCAATACTGCTCAGTTTAAACTTATCAAGCTTATGGCAGACGGTATGAATGATAACGGTGTAAGAGAACATAACCTGTGCGTTGTAGGTGATGATGACCAATCCATCTATAAGTTCCGGGGAGCTAATATCTATAATATCCTGAATTTTGAGAAAGAGTATTCGGATGCAAAGGTTATCAAGCTGGAGCAAAATTACCGTTCCACAAAACGGATCTTAGAAGCTGCTAATGAAGTAATTGCAAACAATGTAGGACGAAAAGACAAAGCCCTCTGGACTGACAACGGAGAAGGTGACTCTGTACGTTTTACCCAATTTGACAGAGATATTCAGGAAGCTGAATATATTGTGAACGAAATATACCAGACTGTACAGTCAGAAGAAGCGACCTATCAGGATTTTGCTATTCTTTACCGCACCAATGCCCAGTCCCGTATCTTTGAAGAGAAACTGGTGGTAAAGAATATACCATATAAAATCATCGGAAGTATCAACTTTTATGCCCGTAAAGAAGTAAAAGATTTGCTCTCCTATTTAAAAACCATTGATAACGGTCTGGACAGCCTTGCTGTTAAGCGTATTATCAATATACCAAAGCGAGGAATCGGACTAGCTACCATCGATAAAGTAGACGATTATGCCGCCAGAAACAATATCAGCTTTTATGAAGCTCTCCGTCAGGCAGACTATATACCCGGTCTTCAAAGGGCAGCATCTAAAATCTCTCCCTTTGTCAGCCTTATAGAAATTCTAAAATCCAAGATAGCTCAACCGGATTACTCTATCAGCAACTTATTGGATGAAATCATTGAAGCTACCGGTTACATAGAGGATTTAAAAGAGCAGGAACTTGAGAATGAAGACGACAGAATTGAGATTATCGGAGAATTAAAGAGTAAAATCGTTGCTTTTGAAGAAGCCGCCTTAGAACCTCCTACTCTCAGTGATTTTCTGGAAGAAGTTGCATTGGTATCAGATCTTGATAATCTGGCAGAAGATAATAATGTAGTGGTTCTGATGACCCTTCACAGTGCAAAGGGCCTGGAATTTCCATATGTTTATCTGTGCGGTATGGAAGAAGGTATTTTTCCAAGCTATATGTCCATCCATGCAGATGACCCGGAGACTGAGATTGAGGAAGAGCGAAGACTCTGCTATGTTGGTATAACGAGAGCTATGAAGCGACTTTCCTTGAGTGCCTGCAACCAGCGAATGCTAAGAGGTGAAACACAATTTAACAGACCTTCCCGATTCATCCGTGAAATACCGCGATATTTACTTACGATGGAACAGAATCCTTTTAATTCCAATCCCTTCCGCAGTAATTCCCATGCCAGTCTGGTACCGGAGTTTAATAACCGGTTACAGCCGGCAGGAGTAACCCGTCCGGGGAATGGTTACCAGCCTTCCGGTGTAAACTATAAAGAGAAGTTCTCTAATTCCTCTGGTCAGGCCGGCACCTTAAATAACAGAGATATCTATGCCGGAAGTATATTTGACAAAAACAAATCTACTGCACCACAGCCAAGGGAATTCGGTGGCAGCAATCTTGGTAAGATAGACTACGGAATCGGTGATACGGTTTCTCATATCAAGTTTGGAGTTGGATTGGTAACAAACATTAATAATGCGGGAAAAGACTATGAAGTTACTGTAGATTTCTCCGCGGCAGGCACGAAAAAAATGCTTGCCTCCTTTGCAAAATTACAGAAATTATCATAA
- a CDS encoding DUF6774 domain-containing protein, which translates to MCPEELAALAASLAISIAKGKTTDELDLIAVILSQISSTLATISVQRSNLEPKTSSDNSSAVVAGQQAAQTSGETTQT; encoded by the coding sequence ATGTGTCCGGAAGAATTGGCGGCTCTTGCCGCTTCTCTTGCCATATCGATTGCAAAAGGTAAAACTACAGATGAACTCGACCTGATAGCTGTAATATTATCCCAGATCAGCAGTACTCTTGCAACTATATCTGTTCAAAGAAGCAATCTGGAACCAAAGACATCTTCCGATAATAGCTCTGCTGTTGTAGCCGGACAGCAGGCAGCCCAAACCAGCGGAGAAACCACACAAACATAA
- a CDS encoding DUF1836 domain-containing protein: protein MDFKDDKYLKALIQGMKKLDYVDPDDIPGIDLYMDQVTTFMDEHLKSSKRYNEDKLLTKTMINNYTKNELLPPPNKKKYSKEHMLMLIFIYYFKNILSINDIQQIFNPLTEKYWEDSEIGLEEIYKEVFRYEEEQMDNLLKDVIRKYRKSQETFKDVKSPEDKEFLNMFSFICMLGFDVYLKKQMIEKLIDDATNEIKKKQ from the coding sequence ATGGATTTTAAGGATGACAAGTATTTAAAGGCTCTTATTCAGGGAATGAAAAAACTGGATTATGTAGATCCGGATGATATTCCAGGCATTGATTTATATATGGATCAGGTCACAACTTTTATGGACGAGCATCTGAAATCTTCAAAGCGTTACAATGAGGATAAGCTGCTTACAAAGACCATGATTAACAACTATACAAAGAATGAGCTTCTGCCGCCGCCCAATAAGAAGAAATATTCGAAAGAGCACATGCTGATGCTGATATTCATTTATTATTTTAAGAATATTCTTAGTATCAACGATATTCAGCAGATATTTAATCCCTTAACAGAAAAATACTGGGAAGATTCGGAGATTGGTCTGGAAGAGATATATAAAGAAGTATTTAGATATGAAGAAGAGCAGATGGACAATCTGTTAAAAGATGTTATCAGAAAGTATAGGAAGTCTCAGGAGACCTTTAAAGACGTAAAATCTCCGGAAGATAAAGAATTCTTAAACATGTTCTCCTTTATCTGTATGTTGGGATTTGATGTATATCTCAAAAAACAAATGATTGAGAAGCTGATTGATGATGCAACGAATGAAATTAAGAAAAAACAATAA
- a CDS encoding YerC/YecD family TrpR-related protein, producing MSKNIRTHAVDYLFEAILSLKSQEECYTFFEDICTVNELLSLSQRFEVARMLRDHKTYLEIAEKTGASTATISRVNRSLNYGKDGYDMVFSRISDYKEDEFSEGEEIKND from the coding sequence TTGAGTAAAAATATAAGAACCCATGCTGTGGATTATTTATTTGAAGCTATCCTAAGTCTGAAAAGCCAGGAAGAATGCTATACTTTCTTTGAAGATATCTGTACGGTAAATGAACTCTTGTCATTATCACAGCGTTTTGAAGTTGCAAGAATGCTGCGCGACCATAAGACATACTTAGAAATTGCTGAAAAGACCGGTGCCTCAACCGCTACTATCAGCCGGGTAAACCGTTCCTTGAATTATGGAAAAGACGGATATGATATGGTTTTTTCAAGAATATCCGACTATAAAGAAGACGAGTTTTCCGAAGGGGAAGAAATTAAAAACGATTAA
- a CDS encoding nitroreductase family protein, which produces METELYEAMYKRKSVRKYDMAPLDSSILQSIKEFGETVEPLVSGINVKFGFFSNEEVKSLMAIKAPHYVGIYSENKENYLLNAGYMLQQMDLFLSKNNLGSCWLGMAKPSAALPESMDGLSFVIMLAFGKAQEEVHRNSTDEFKRKDMNEITDRKDGTELLEAVRLAPSATNSQNWYFTGDSDNIIACRKHTGLLKEPIMARLNTIDMGIALCHLSLSIKNQGKSMKVEFNKTPVPKGFIYLATIGTV; this is translated from the coding sequence ATGGAAACAGAATTATACGAAGCAATGTACAAACGAAAATCTGTAAGAAAATATGATATGGCACCTTTGGATAGCAGTATATTACAGAGTATAAAAGAATTTGGCGAGACAGTGGAGCCTTTGGTTTCCGGAATCAATGTAAAGTTTGGTTTCTTTTCCAATGAAGAGGTTAAGAGTCTGATGGCGATAAAAGCCCCTCATTATGTTGGAATTTATTCTGAGAATAAAGAAAATTATCTTCTGAATGCAGGTTATATGCTGCAGCAGATGGATTTATTTCTTTCTAAAAATAATCTGGGCAGCTGTTGGCTTGGAATGGCGAAACCTTCGGCAGCCTTACCGGAATCCATGGATGGCCTTTCTTTTGTGATTATGCTAGCTTTTGGAAAAGCACAGGAAGAGGTGCATAGAAACAGCACAGATGAGTTCAAAAGGAAGGATATGAACGAAATTACTGATAGGAAGGATGGCACAGAGCTATTAGAAGCTGTCCGCCTGGCTCCCTCTGCAACAAATTCTCAGAATTGGTATTTCACCGGTGATAGTGATAATATCATTGCATGCAGAAAGCATACCGGGCTTCTCAAAGAACCGATTATGGCAAGGCTAAATACCATTGATATGGGGATTGCATTATGCCATCTGAGCTTATCCATTAAAAATCAGGGAAAATCCATGAAGGTAGAATTTAATAAGACTCCCGTACCGAAGGGGTTCATCTATCTTGCTAC